TATGTACCACAATAACTTGGATAATGGGATTTTTAGAATTAGAATTACTGTTTCTGGcatttgaaatgaatgaaagcGCTCCTCATCCACTTCAAATACCTTTGGGTGATTGGAGCAGTGAGAAATTTAAAACGAAGTCTGTCTTGCTTGTATCGTGTTGTTATGTATATAAACGTGTGTATGTgtctacagagagagagagagagagagattagatgATAGAATAacagaaaatatatttaatatctAAACTTTCTGAATATGTCATGTGTTGCCAGCTTTTGAGATGTTCTTTCTGAAACGCTTCTCCAACAGTCAATCCCGCGATCCTATCGGCACGTCAGCTTCCCGGATGACGACGAGGAGATTGTGCGGATTAACCCACGGGAAAAGATCTGGGTGACGGGTTACGAGGACTACCGGCACACCCCCATGCGGGAGAAGTACATTGATCCGGACGATGGGGACTCGTATGTGCGATTTGCCAAAACCGAGGCCTCCAAACACGATTACAATTACCCTTACGTGGGCAACTCCGACTTCGACCTGTGCGGAGACATCAAGGGCGCTGTGGTGAAGACTCAGCCCGCCAGGTGCAAATCGCGGCGGcggaaggaggatggggagaggTCCAGGTGCGTCTACTGCAGGGACATGTTCAACCACGAGGAGAACAGGCGGGGCCAGTGCCAGGATGCCCCGGACAGAATAAGGAGTTGCATCCGCCAAGTCAGCTGTATGTGGTGTGCGGACAGCATGCTCTATCACTGTATGTCTGACCCAGAAGGAGACTACACAGACCCTTGCTCTTGCGATACCAGTGATGAAAAGTTTTGCCTCCGGTGGTTGGCCCTCATCGCCTTGTCTTTCCTCGCCCCCTGTATGTGCTGTTACCTGCCCCTTCGGGCCTGCTATCACTGTGGGGTCATGTGCAGGTGCTGCGGCGGGAAGCACAAAGCATCTGGATGACGAACACTCGAAGCTTGTGAAGTACTTTGCGTTTCCCCTTTTAGCTAAGGAGCGTCTTGGTCCGGAGCATTCTCAATTTTTACGTACGTCGTCAACAGAGCCCAAGGAAACTGACAGAGTTCAGAAACCGGTGGGCTcgtccctcctcctttcccccctttctttctttctctccccttcccaacTCGGCTGCTATGCATTGATCGCTCACTGGGTTCTAACAGACTGATTGTGCAGCATAAAAGAGTTTTGTATTATTGATCTGTAATCAAGCAAGAATGTCTTGTACATGTTTataccccccctccttcccttcccctcagTTGAATGGTTGAGTGTGGTGGACTTTCAGAACTTCTTACGGCTGTATCTGTATTTAGCAACCTATCGACACACGTGGAAATAAGGTATAATGAAATCCCACTTTAAATTGTGTTCAACTTGCAGCCAGTAAGTgagtgtttgtgtgagagagagtgtgtgagtgtgtgtgtgtgtgtgtatagaaattGTGCTAATAACAAATGTGTACCATGACACAGTATCGCTGACAATCTTTATTGTGAGAATTTTGAGTCCCATCGGTTCTTTTGAAAAGTCGCTTTGAATGATTTCTCCGATCACCAAGTATTCAAGCAAAATGTGGGAAATGAGCCTTAGTATCACCTGTATAACATTTGTGAATCTGAGAACTTGTGTTTCAGACCAATTTTACACGTGAAAGGGAAACCCCTTaagtttcttctctcttcccccctccccccacaccacCACCTTAGTCTTTCTCCTCCAAATAACATTGGAAATTATAGCTTTAGTGTTGATAATCTTCACAGTGGAAATACTCCCCTTATCCTACAGTGTTTCTATTTGAAACAAAGGGGGAATTTCACAAGTCACTAAATTACCAGGTACGCTCATGTGCTTGTGGTGTACCTGGAAACATATAAGAGGGAACATAGTtgtcgtttattttatttttaaccatgtCTACAGTCTTGTGTACTAAGGATGGGTGACAGTTCTCTAGAATCCAGGAGCATTTGTGGAATGGATCAGGGGGCCCTGTGTTTTTCCAGCATTTCGAAACCAACCTGGGAACACAGGGGAGCCTCCCCAGCCAGGAGGTGCTGGTCTGTATGAGGTGGTTTCATTTGTGCTTTACCTGTCGCTCTCTGCCTTGGTGGCCTTTTGGAGCAGGCGAGGGTGTTTTGAAATTTCTCCTGGGATCATTTTTTGACTGAGGGAAAAACACCACTGCCTGCATCTGAGACTCTCAGGTGTGGGTGTGGCTCCAGCACCAAGACAGGCATCCTATCATCACAGCATTTGACAATCACCTGGATGCAGGTAGGGGCATGGCTTCTTTTTTTATCATTATTCAGTTTTCCTCAGAAGGCCTAcaggaatctggggggggggggagaagtgaaaTTGACAAACGTCACCCCCCACCAGTGCGGAGAAGCCTAGCAAAACTTTCTGAGCTAATCAGTTTCACTGGGATTCTCCAAGCTATCTgtagagaaatgtgtgtgtgtcagtttcaAGAAAGCTTTAACGTTGCTGCGCATTTCAGGGTCCCTtgcttccactttttttttttttaagtgcattggTGAAATTGACCGataaaggattcccccccccaaaaaaataaatctcttccATCCCCCAAGCCTTTGGATCTGCAACGTAGGTGCGCTTGCAGTGTGGACATGAATAATTCCTGGTGGATTTAATGCACAGATAGGAAGCAGAAAGtacaggggggcgggggggggaaatgtgctatGCTGTTACCAGGGTTTTCCATGGTGTGGCCTGATCTGACCCCACAGTTCTGTCTGCTGTGCAGACTACAGGATCAGCCTGAGGTCAGTGCCACTTTCTGCTTCCAAATGCACTGAACCAGCATATTTGGGATCTGCGGAGAACCCAGGGCAGACATCCCTTAGGCCAGAGCTGGGTAAATTCCCAGGCACCTGGTCACCTTGGTGCCTTCAAACCCAAACACTAGGAACATTgaagcatttctctcccccccccccaaccctgcccTAAGTTAGAGGCAGGCCATGTTGAAATCGGTGGGTGGCCCCAACATGAAAAGGCAGTTGATTTCGGTAGTGCTTGGTGGTGCATAAAACGTGCGTGCTTCGCAGGATCCTGCACCTCCTAACGGGCTACTTCTTACTTGGTTGTGAAAGGCGTACCGTAGGGGTGTGAGGCACGATGCTTTTGACTTTGTGTGGGTTTGATTTCCTTCTTCAAAGCCATGTCTTGTGTACAAGGCTTGTAATTatctggggaaataataatatttttctaATATATGACATGGAAtggcaatttttcttttttattcaaaGGAATAATGTAGAGCAGTTTAGCTATAATATAGCATAGTACAATCTTGAGTAATCCGAGGCAGCTATTGGCTTGTGAGAACTGGCGCTGCTGTTTTCTgccataaccttttttttttctgcaGCCAAGTTCCGGTGAGTGCATGCCcttgccctcctccctccttcttgCACATTGACATGAGTCTTAAAGGAAGAGgaactgaatttttattttattttatttcatttcattgccaAATAGATGCAAATAGCGACACGCTTGCCACTCTCCTTGTGAAAACGGGCCAGCAGCTCCTTCTGGGAGTCACCACAGCTTTTTGTCACATATGCAACAGGTGTGTGGCATATGTTATGGTTGAAACCTGGAGCTTGAGCAGATCTGCTTACACCCAGGCACTGACTTAATGATTTGATTACGagcttttttttctgttttgtttttaacttgccTGCCCGGGCACATGGCAGAATCCATTGGGCCAACCCAGAAACTCATGGGCCAGGATCCAGGGGCCATTTGGCAATGCAATTATTTGAGGCCTGTTTGCAAACACGGACCCTGGACCCTACCCTCTTTCCTCCAGACAAGCCACTGTTGCGAAACTCAGGGGACCTTCAGGAGCAGTTCCAGAAACCGAGTTGGGAGACCTATGGGGTGGATGTGGGGGGGTCTGTGTTGAAACTTGAACATTCCTAAGGACTTCTGCGGGCTCTTTCTTGCCTTTGCAGCATAGAAACAACTGGAGCACAGCCCTTTTTTCCACTCACCACAAAGGCACAGTCATAAGCTCCCAGGCCAGGGGGGCGGGTGGGAATTTGTGTTGGAGCTCCTCCCCATGCCAATAATTACCCTCGTTTCTGGGAGGCGCTGCAGCGTGGGCTCTTCCCAGGTGGCTTGGGACTTCCCACATTACCTTTGCATACAGAAAAGAGCATATTGCAGTAACTTCCATTTCCCAAAGGTAATGGAacgacattatatatatatatatatatatatatatatatatatatatatatatatatatatacatacatacacacaccaagGCAGAAgaattctggactgtaccactaaCATTAGGGAGTCACATTTAATTTCCctcatattaaaacaacaacaaaagattcaTTGCTTGTAACAAGCTAGCAGACCAGAGAGATCAAGcatgcatatttttttctgaTGTGCTAGTCTATTTGGCATTaagcaggtttaaaaaaaaaaaatccgcagCATGCAGTGATACAGTCTAGAATTCTGTATAATGTGTAGATTGGCTGTGTGATCTCTCTAGTTCATATTTTGGTATTCAAGATTTGGGATTTGCCTGTAACATACTTAACGTGGGCTTCAATGTTTTCGCAATGGTTAGGTTTTACATTTGTAAATGTAAATGGACTGCTAAATTGCAAGGGAAGTTTTCCATTTccgttttcattattattattatttgtaaactCGTGGAAAGAATAAATATTTTGTGCCTAATAGCAAATGACAAATCGCTGTAAATGGTGACTAGAAAACATCATGCCAGCCTCAGAATAAAATGACAACAAAGTGATGGGGACAATATTTTGGTTTTGCAAGCTGTTCCGCTTTTCTGAATTTCTGTAAGGtctccgccccgccccgcccccccaacaaaagcacAACACTACAGAAGAGATCTTACAGGTTGTCAAGCCTCTCAGTTCAAGTGCCCCTATTTATTTTGCTAAAGCAGACATACTCCAAGCCTTGATGTATGTCCTCTTCTGTAaattcccccttttctcttctctggttttgttttaatcctGATTTCAGTCGTTCCGTGtttgttctccctctccctctccatgtGAGTTgttggggggttgtttttgttttcgttaGTGCAGCAAAATTGGCACGAGGGTAGAAATGGGAGTTTGGgagggggatttcccccccccctgtaaataTTTCCCATTGATCTCCACACTGCAGCTGAACAGCGTGTAGTGTTTTTCCCCTGTTGGCTTTTCAGTACTGACATTAATCATCTGAGAAAttattcagattttatttttgtatctgtGGTAACAATCCATTAACCAAAAGCtgtttcttccctcctccccccccccccccggttcggaacatttccccccccacccAAGCTCTTGCTCACATTAACAAATTTAAGTGCCTGAAGCAAACCTTCTATTATGTATCTGTATACTAAAAGTTTAAAACTCTGTTGTATTGATTTTTATAAGCCTTTTTACCTCTGTGTAAAGAATATATATACAAGTGTATGATGTATATTTTAGTTCTTAActtctttttttattgtttctaatATGTATGATCATTGTAGctattgctttaaaaatgtactgTGTAAATATAAATACATCATATCAAAAGAAAAGCTGTGTTACATGCTTTGCAAGTCTTTTAACGAAAAGGTTTGGGTATCTGAAAGATGAGGACCAAGATATATCTTTGTGCTGCATTCCAGAATACTAAAGGTGCACCCATATACATTTTCTGAGCAATAATTTCTTAGcacaaggaagaagaggagtttggatttgatatcctgcttttatcactacccgaaggagtctcaaagcggctaacattctcctttcccttcctccctcacaacaaacactctgtgaggtgaatggggctgagagacttcagagaagtgtgactagcccaaagtcacccagcagctgcatgtggaggagcggagatgcaaacccgattcaccagattacaagtctaccgatcttaaccactacaccacactggaaattgTAGCGTGAACTGGGAAAGCGTTGTCATATCCTGTCCCTACGATAGCAGCTGATCTAGAAATTGCAGTCATGGATATTTTAGCTCGTGCTACTTTTTGCTTCACTGATCTCAGGTGGAGAAATTCAGTTCCATAAACTGGTCCTAAATTGAAAGCTGGTCTTCACCTGCACTTCCTCGACGTAGGCAGGACAAGATTTGTGCCCGCGGTTCTTCCATGAGGAAGGAGCAGACATTGATCGCCATCGTAAGTGTGTTGGgaatagagatgtgaaggcccgggaaaaaaaacaggttttttttcctgaagccttttttgtttttttccgaaaaattggaaaaataaaaatagattatgctattttaacatgatgaataaaatattttaagataaggggttcaaatattttataaatcctttctaaaaaaatatgtatggtatcgtatcatattctaatttctgtgaggacaagcaactcctaggttacaaactgaactctccaatgcaagaacaagatacatttcttcctttaggaggtgctgttgtcaccagaaaagaaaaaggtttcagttttgtttttgcatgcgtgtagtatgcattggttctgttcctcttcactaggcctcaaagcactggaagaaaatattgagcaacaaaaagggcctgaaagtatatacttaattacagctcagaaaatgattctgattaaatttcatgcccacttagtcccacttccttcttcaggtCTCTTTATGAGAATgtctttttaaatactgtggtgAGGAAATAtaaataattgttacttctgggtttttaaaaattgtggagttttttttgttttttgtttttttttgttccacataaactagtaaacagttcaggagattgtcgctccatttgttacaaataaatattattttaaaagtaaattctgtttttaataattgtttggatacactatatttttaatatactagttgtgataattttatgcccattaaaattgtccatagttatgtttctaaagtaacagaataactttcaatctggaaaagaaaaaaaaagtgctaatgtagcattttttcaatttttctgaaaatttccgttTTTTCCCGAAAAAACCCGGAAAAAAGGGCAGGGGTTTTCcgaagcttcaaaatttctggaaattttacaacTCTAGTTGTGAAGTATTGACAGCATAGTGCCCCCCTAACTTGATAttttaggctgcagtcttatgCAGTGCCAGTAAACTCaacctctgtgtgtgcatgtatggaGTCAGGCTTCCTCTGTGTTAatcctaacttttttttttttctccagtaTTGGCATTTTGTATCGGGAAAGAAACTACATCCAACCCAAATGTTTATAAATTACCGTAGCTTCACTACAGCGTGTTATATGCAAAATGCTATTTCGATATGGttcacttcattttaaaaaaaataatctcattTCTAGTGGTTATTTCTAGTGGTTATTCTAGAATCCTCAaataatcctctctctctcttaacataTAAGAACAGATTTTGTTCTCTGTTGATTCTCTGTCCCTGGGTTCATTCTTGCCCTGCCCTCTTCCTACACAGATATATCCAGTTTCACAGGGGAGAGATCCAGATCAACAGTGAGTGGGGCTTTCAATGCCCCTTGAGACACTGTCCAATGTAATAGATGCATTCTAGGTATGGAGATAATGAAAGTGTACTGTAGCCTAGTGGCTAATCCTCTTGTGAGTCCTGAGAGACCCAGCTCTCTGAGAGGTGATGTACTGTCCCCGCCCCGTGAGATCAGTGTGCAGTTCACAGAATGTACAAATTTCAGCTCCCAACATCCTGATCTTTTGAGACTCCAAAATGTTGCAAACAGATTTGTGTCTCCACCCTTCGTTTCAGAAGACTCTTGACTTCAGTACAGCGGAACCTCAGTTATCAAGCGTCTTGGAAGCCGAACAATTCGGAACCCAAACACGGAAGTAATTACTTCCGTTTTCTAACGTTTTCCGGAAGTCGAATGGCGTCCAgggagtttttttctctctccttttttcccattgactttgcagccagcccattgaTCTTCGGTTTTTTaacgttttggaagctgaacggtcttccggaacgattccgttcaaaaaccgaggttccactgtagtagtGATCTGTCCACAAATCTCAGGAACTAGAGAGAAGGGTTTAAAATTCAAAACATATTTGGTTTCTGTATCTCATGATCTCACTTGGGATTAGTTGTATCAGCTCAGCTAGGTAACAGGAAGTCTTCCTATAAGTGCCATGGATCTTCACACTTCATAGCAGCTTTCTAAACATAATGACATACTGCATAACCATAGCCCAAGGGACGTTTAACTCTTGGTAGGGAATCTTGTTGGCATTCTGAAACAATTCCCAATAAATTTAGTGGGACTTGCCCACGAGCAAGTAAGCCTATGATTTCAGCATTGTTTTCTAAAGGAGGTCTCCTTCTGCATTCATGTAACTCTCCAGAGGCTATTGGTTGTTTTCATGCTTTTATGTATGGAAGAACTAAGAATTACAGTATGGATACCAAATCAGCCTTAATTTCAGGCCAGGCAATATTGCCATCCTTTATTTGACCATATAAAACGCTCTCCACCTTTCCCCAGAAGCTTTACAGGTTTTAGGCGGCCACCAGACGTGACCTAGTAACACCTGTGGTTGTATTACATCTTAATTAAAATGCACTAGTTAAACTGCAAAATTTAAAGTttaaagtgagagctggaccataaagaaggctgatcgccgaagaattgatgcttttgaattgtggtgctggaggagacttaagagtcccatggactgcaagaagatcaaatctatccattcttaaagaaatcagccctgagtgctcactagaaggacagatcctgaagctgaggctccagtactttggccacctcatgagaagagaagactccctgggaaagaccctgatgttgggaaagatggaggtcacaaggagaaggggacgacagaggatgagatggttggacagtgttctcgaagctactaacatgagtttggccaaactgcgagagg
Above is a window of Lacerta agilis isolate rLacAgi1 chromosome 3, rLacAgi1.pri, whole genome shotgun sequence DNA encoding:
- the SPRED2 gene encoding sprouty-related, EVH1 domain-containing protein 2 isoform X3 encodes the protein MTRDDSSGGWLPQEGGGLSRVGVCKVMCPEGSGRSGFLIHGERQKDKLVVLECYVKKDLVYTKANPTFHHWKVDNRKFGLTFLSPADARAFDRGVRKAIEDLMEGSTTSSSTIHNETEVGDDDVFTNATDSSSNSSQKREQPLRTLASPPSCEQHRICTRGHLHDQFNPDQYHLEQSIPRSYRHVSFPDDDEEIVRINPREKIWVTGYEDYRHTPMREKYIDPDDGDSYVRFAKTEASKHDYNYPYVGNSDFDLCGDIKGAVVKTQPARCKSRRRKEDGERSRCVYCRDMFNHEENRRGQCQDAPDRIRSCIRQVSCMWCADSMLYHCMSDPEGDYTDPCSCDTSDEKFCLRWLALIALSFLAPCMCCYLPLRACYHCGVMCRCCGGKHKASG
- the SPRED2 gene encoding sprouty-related, EVH1 domain-containing protein 2 isoform X1, encoding MSSEGEKMTEEAHPDDDSYIVRVKAVVMTRDDSSGGWLPQEGGGLSRVGVCKVMCPEGSGRSGFLIHGERQKDKLVVLECYVKKDLVYTKANPTFHHWKVDNRKFGLTFLSPADARAFDRGVRKAIEDLMEGSTTSSSTIHNETEVGDDDVFTNATDSSSNSSQKREQPLRTLASPPSCEQHRICTRGHLHDQFNPDQYHLEQSIPRSYRHVSFPDDDEEIVRINPREKIWVTGYEDYRHTPMREKYIDPDDGDSYVRFAKTEASKHDYNYPYVGNSDFDLCGDIKGAVVKTQPARCKSRRRKEDGERSRCVYCRDMFNHEENRRGQCQDAPDRIRSCIRQVSCMWCADSMLYHCMSDPEGDYTDPCSCDTSDEKFCLRWLALIALSFLAPCMCCYLPLRACYHCGVMCRCCGGKHKASG
- the SPRED2 gene encoding sprouty-related, EVH1 domain-containing protein 2 isoform X2, with the protein product MASVGSDSYIVRVKAVVMTRDDSSGGWLPQEGGGLSRVGVCKVMCPEGSGRSGFLIHGERQKDKLVVLECYVKKDLVYTKANPTFHHWKVDNRKFGLTFLSPADARAFDRGVRKAIEDLMEGSTTSSSTIHNETEVGDDDVFTNATDSSSNSSQKREQPLRTLASPPSCEQHRICTRGHLHDQFNPDQYHLEQSIPRSYRHVSFPDDDEEIVRINPREKIWVTGYEDYRHTPMREKYIDPDDGDSYVRFAKTEASKHDYNYPYVGNSDFDLCGDIKGAVVKTQPARCKSRRRKEDGERSRCVYCRDMFNHEENRRGQCQDAPDRIRSCIRQVSCMWCADSMLYHCMSDPEGDYTDPCSCDTSDEKFCLRWLALIALSFLAPCMCCYLPLRACYHCGVMCRCCGGKHKASG